The window catttccccgctgcgccattaggtggcagaagCCAAAGTAGACATAAGTTAATGGCTATTCTTCTATCAAGGATAGTCAAGTACTCCCCTCCATGATAGCACATCAGATTCAGCTTTCTAGATTATTGTCTTCTCAGAAAGGAATAGGTAAGATGGAACAGGCTCACCTCTCTCACAAATGCATTTAGTTGGCTGGAGCTCTCTTTAAATTTCTCACTAACCCATCAAGGTCTTCCTGCCCACAAGATAAGCCCTAACACACCCATTCACACCCATCCCacacaggtttctcaaacctatTCATTTCATTGTGCTTTTAGAACACACCCACTGAAGTATTCTTTTGTCCATCACAGTatgcagaaaggtgtggtcaactTTTGGCCCCAGGGCAAGATGTCACCTATTTGTTCTTGAGACCACCAAACTGTGTCTCTTATTTGGATTAACCTTTTGTGTGCACCTGTGTTTGGGTAGCAGCTCCTCCACCACTGCACCTTGGCTATTGTGCCCACCCCATTTATTGCATGTGGATTGGCCCTGTCTCCAGGCCCAGTCTGTGCAACATGCTGGGCTGCCTCAAGGAACTGGTTTCTTAGGACCAGATCCCCTTTGGGCTTTTTCTGGCTTCCTGACCCACAAATGGGTGCCCTCTCTCACATCCTGCTTCTCTGCCTGATCCTGGAGAAAGAGGTCCCTCAACACTGGCTGAGCAACAAGTGTCAGAACCCACCATTGGAAGGAACTAGGTGTACTAATATCTGCTCTGAaatctcttgctcccctcttTTCCTGATCCTTTTAAAGTCTAAAACTGTTCTTGAAGACTGCTCCTCCAGTCTGCCTTGAGTGAATTTTAATTCAgatctcaagctaaaatgcctcttcatgagcttcaatttagtgttatctatctatctgtataattctctaaggcgtacccgtggctaatcccatgtgtggtagcttTCATGAGAGTCTgccagcagaagcacctgattcgacagtggggattccatatgcagatactggtcagaagatgttcttgagaagaggaatctatatatatatatataaaagaatagtgggcaggggtctgtgaagagaggggtggtgagggaggaaagagcccgtTCAGGAGAAGGCgactgccgttgtgtgaattagatgaggaaacaagatgaacaagatctgttaactcaggaagggagagggagagggagagggagagggagagggagagggagagagagagagagagagagagagaaagaaagaaagaaagaaagaaagaaagggggggggagaaagacagaggggaagaacaagcagaggagagagagagaaagaaggaagggtgagggacgggcttgagcctgtcagtggcctgaggggaatgagcagccatgctggtggtggcagcgagaaaggggctggtcaactgctgctgctgctcctgctcctgtggggaggagcagggctcgggtgagatCTCGGGGGATAGGGCGCTACAACTTGGACAgtaggcgccagcaatgctgcagctgcaaccaaaaggggtgagggggatggaagcaacggggtgGAGAAGGAGCAaatactagtgcgcagatgctctgcacaggttaagctagttgctATTATTAGCCTTGTTAGTTTTATTAGTTAATAGtgtgttgcttattaatcaagatttcctttctgtaccccaAAACGctaaataaacctgattgtatTTTGACTTCAAAATACAATGTCATTTCTGAAACCAGTCAGTCATTTCTGAAACCAAAGCTTCACAAAATCTACTCTGTAATGAGCTGCATGCTCTAGATTCActggttccccacacaagcccagaTTTGGTCCAAAGTACATCGCCAACACACTCCAGATCCGTCTTCTTAACAAGCTGCAACTTAGTAGAAAGAGCATCTGCTGGTAAGCAGAAGTTCCAAGGTTCAGTTCCTGATACTCcaggcctgaaaccttggagaagctgccgccagtcagtacagacaatactgagctagatggactgatggtctgactcagcataaggcagcttccgatgttcccctGCAACCTAGGTTAACACAACCTtatccatgtttactcaaaagttaGCCCAACTGTGTTCAACGAGTCTCACTGCTGGGggtatataggattgcagcccaaattCCCAATTTGCCAGGAACCAAAAGGCTCTACAGATCAAGAGATGGGACTGCTTTTGTGGGCTGCCATTTTTAGCACCAGTCAGCCCCCAAAAATGTTAGTAAAACTCTTCCACTAGCTATCCAGCATCAAATGTAAGCAATGTTACATCAAATGTAGACCATTAGGAGctatctcccaccccacccctgataATCCCCACTGTgccaatccttttaaaaactgcagatTGCAAAATGAAGCAAGTTAAAAGTTGCAGCTCAAATTCTGTACCTCGAGATAACTGGCAGAATTAGCGTTATCAGGCCATAGACTGTGGAATACCAAGGAGGCCACGCAgactgcagggctgcacaacttcagacctccagttgtttctggactacaactcccagcctcctTAAACAGTGACCAATAGTCCGGGACGATGGAagctgtaggtcaacatctgcatgaggaccaaagttgtgtagccctgctccaAAAGGTAACTCCGACTTCAGGCCCAAGCCATGAAGAGAGTCGTTGACAAGATGGCCCCAACGTATCACGTTTTAATTTCCTTATTTCTAGTGATAGGAACCCATCATGGCCGGATGCAGCAGTGACACCTCTTTTGGGCTGCTCCTGCCAATGAGGAAATGAATGAGGAGCCTCGGTCTGGACTTGTCTGCCCTTTTATCCTTTGCCAAAGGCAACTGGCAACATTAACACATGCTTACTCTCCcgcctcctccccacagcagaaGGACATGGCTTAGCCCCACCTGCTGTGGAGCAGGCCCACTGGGGTAGCCTAATTGTTTCTATCTCTAGGCCTGTGTTTCCTGCTGCTGGGATAAGAGCCAAGGAACTACGAGACCAGGAACTTGGCTGATGCCCAAACAAAAGAGGAGAGCTGTTTTTCAGTCCCAGCCAGCCTCTTATAGAAGCACAAAAGACGGTCCTGCCGGGAAAACAGTGGGGGTTTCCCTAGGGTGGGTCCACTCCAGAAAGATTAAAGCAAAAGAGGTCCTGACTCCTGTAAGTGGGTTACTCCTGTACTCACAAGAGATTTGTGCCTGAGTTGCCCAACAGCTCAACAGGTAATTGGGTTTGAGCAGGAATAGAGAACTGgctagaggtgtgtgtgtttttactgACTGCACTCAGTATTCCCCGGACTATTTCTGACATCATATTTCACATATGCACATACAGACGTTGCACGAAAGCAACCAGAAAACGTGTCCTCTTCCAAGTAAGAAACGTAGAGAGGGTTGCAGAACAGGGCCGTCGCTCAGTAGTAGAGGAtcagctttgcatgtagaagggccCAGTtgcaaaccctggcatctccaaccctgcctgaaactttggagagctgctgccagaaaaCACTctgagctggaccaatggtctgaagtggtagaaggcagcatcctatttcccagaAAGCTTTAAAAGAGACAGGTCTCATCATCATGCCACACCTTTCCAACACAGCACAGGCATAAGTCTTCGGCTCTTTTCCGGCAGTTCTCTGTCCATTTTCAAAACACTGGCAGGAAAATGCAAATGCAGCTGAGGCAGAGAGATGGTTCTTTCCGCTGGTCCACCATAACCTGAGATTATTCAGAGCAATGAAAAGCACAGCCTCCCATGATGCATTAATGGCAGGCACATTTTAAGGAGCACCTTAAGCCACACCAAAACAACACACATTTTGCTCTCCCCACCAACCCAAGTGATCTTGATGGCCATTGCTTGGATCAGTAACACAGGACATTCAACAGCTTCTCAGGTAAAAAGCTGGACCTATCAATTTTGCTGTATGTGTTGctaagtggaacataggaagctgccttatacttagtcaAACCAttagctagggttgccatattccagCTTCCCAAATCCGTTtggtctaatttgcatattagcatattatgcaaattatgcaactaattttcattttatttatttgccagatctgtatactttcccctccttttctgccctcaggcagcgcatttgaaatccgtgaaaatccgggtggaatttagcagcctgGTAGAGGAGTCAAAATTTGGGGGCTACTGtcaattccgggggacatggcaacccaaGATCAAGCTCAGTATTTACTAGCAgggaaggtttcagacaggagtctttctcaagcctaccaggagatgccagggattataTCCGggtccttttgcatgcaaagtagatgctccaccactgagctacagccccatctagGTGCTATGACAACCAATGACAACATATCAACTTTGCTCTTCCTAGGCAAGAGTGAAGCAGTTGATAGTGGCTCTTGGCAACCCTGCAGAGGGACTGGCTTGCACAGAGTGGCCCTCTGGCTGCTTCCCTCTTGCAGGCACAGAAAGAACACAGCTCAGTTTCTCTAAACAATCGCCTTCCCCTCTCAAACAAGAATGCTTGTCCACCAGAGGCTGAACTCTCTTTTGTGAACTTTAAATGTGCCCATTATTTCCTTGGTGTGCAGTTTCCAGAATGCACTGTACCAGCAAACATAGTTCTACAGAAAAAGAGGTCAGCTTAAGATTGGGAGATGCTGGCATCAGGGGAAAAGGGTGCTCTGTTAGTAGTTTGTTGCTGGGCTAAACAAGGAGCCCTTGGTTGGGCTGGAAGTGGGTGAACAGGCCCCCTTTCTCAAGATCCAGATGAGAAATAACGCTGGCAGGAGAGCACCAAACCGAAAAGTTGTTTTATTGGTACCATACATGACCATAAATGGCACAaactatgcaaaaaaaaaaaaaaacccaaaaaaacaaaacaaaaaaaggcttTACAGTGCCCCGGgggaggtggtgggtgggaagggcAAAGGTTGGGGAGAGGGGATGGAGTACACGTCACCAGTTCATGCCGAGCCACAGCAATGGGGGACGTGACACTCGTATCTTTTAGGTACAAAAAGGATACAGAAGATGCCCTGCAAGTTGAGAGTTCTGGCCATTGTACTGCCTGCTCCCTGGGGGCAGAGCAGCAGAGAGCATCTGGGACCCAGGAAGATAAgtgactgcccccaccccaccccccatggacCATGCTGCAGGCTGACCCAGCTGGGCTCCTCCAAGGGAAGAGGATACATTCTGGGATTCCAGCGCATGACTCAGATGGAAAGCCATGCCCCATGGCTGCAGAAACCACCTTGGAGCAACGACTGCTCTCAGGCAAGTTGATGGCAAGAATCCTGTGAAGGctggggttctccaacttgggtccccagatgatgttggactataactcccattgcCCCCAGCAACACTGGAAGGCCatcatggcaagggatgatgggggctgtagtccaaaagcatatGGGGACCAAAGATGGAGAACCCCTGTGCGAAGGAGAAGAACCTTGGGGGGTCAGCTTGGACAAAACTCCTCAGTaaggtggagggatggctgcCATGATGGCGAAGACTGTGCCCTGTAAATGCCGCCTCCCCCAACAAGGCCATGCCAGGAGGTGACAGAAACACTTTATGCCACTCTGTACTCCTCTCTCAAAATGGAAAAAACCAAGCCTCCTTTGAGGCCGCCATGACATAGTACGAATCCTCCTTCCAGAGCTCACACGACAAAACGGGAGTAGGGAACACCGGTGAGAGAGGAGGAGTGACACCCAAACATAAGGGGGTTAGGACAACAGGTCCTCTTTGCTTGGGGACCTTGCAAGCCCCGTCACTCTCTGCAAAAAAGAATGAATCCATATGCCAAACAGTTGTCTAGAGCATCGCTCTGGCATGGAGGAAATGACCACCCCGCTGCCCCTTTTACAAAACACAGACCGTTTCCATCCCCAGGCCATGTTCCATAAGGGATTCCGTTGCCAGTCCTGTTCCACACTTTCTGCACTGCTGTAAATTGGTGACAGTACCCTCTGAGCTCTCCTGCTTCCCAGGAAGGACGCCCATCATGATGAACTCCCCCGACCACTGTTGGGGGCGGCTGCATTAGTGAGAACACAGTGAAAGAACAGTATCATACACACGGCCTACAGCGCGGAAATATACAAGCACGAGGTACACAAACCcgaaggggatggggtgggggtgggtgggaagtagGGACAGCAGCACACACGAGTTACACAGAGGGGCAAAGTGGGGCAGCCATGCTGTCCTCAAAAAGATGTATAAAGGAAGTCTGcaaagtctctccttggtttGAAGCTCTCAGAACTGTATATAAAAACCAAGACTCCCAATTGGTAGACAAGCCTGTACAAAAATCAGGATTGGggaaaaatagggagggagggcagatttttttattattattattatttaaagttacaattttaataatatttttttctttttttaaaaaacccaaagtaTTGGGAGGGGTCAGGATTGCAGTTTTCGGTAGGGCCAGGCTAGGCAGAGGGCTGGTCCTAAGCCCCAAAGATCAGATTGAAAGGGATACTGTGCCCGTTCCATGCTGTTGCAGGATGGTTTTCGAACCACATTCCAGGAGGTGTTAAATCTCCACTCCACCCCCTCCCACATTGGTTTTCTGGGCTCTTCAGAGCAAGCAGGAGTCATTGCACTACCACATCTACGGCAGCCAGGAGGGACTGCTTGAGACCCATCCCACGAAATCCTAGCTGCTCCCAGTGTGAGTCATAGAGTTGTCTACAGGATGCTGGCAGGCTCTCCTGCTGGAAGGGAGCCCCCTTGAGGCCAAATATAGAACTGGGCTGATAAAATGGGCCCAGGCAGACATTCAGTCAAACTCtccagcccctccctccctcctcccgagGTGTTCCCTGCCAACCAGGCCAAGCTGTCAGGCTCTGAGGGGCTGCATAATGAAAATGGGACACCATCCCACAGGAGTGTCGTTCATGGTGTCCAGGGAGGCATGGGTGAGGAGGGAGAAGGAATTAAAATTCTGCTGGGCAACCACGAGATCAAGGCTCCAACGGGCCCAGTGCCCCAAGTCTGCCCTACAGGGCCCAGCCAAGAGTGCAGACAGCAGGGAGTGGTGGTCAGGCCAACTGGAGGCAGGTAAGTGGGCAGGCTGGGGCTGCAGTGCCCATCGGCCCCGATACctcgccagccagccagccagccactcttCTTCACAAATGTCCAGGTAGAACGGTTTCGACTCAGTCCGTGGGGGCACCAGCCCAGTCAGGTACTGGCCAGGCTGGGCCGTGGGTAGGGACTTTACTGCGATGCTTGCGACGTCGGATTCTCAGACTTGCTCTCTTGACTGGAGGGGGGCTTGCTGTTCCAGGGGCTGTTGGCGCCCAGTGCGGGAGAGTTGTTGAAGCTGTCCTCGTCGTCAATGCCATTGGCAGCGTCGAACTGTGTGTTCTCCAGCCGTGTGATAAGGCGCTCATCCTCGTCACCAAATTCCCCGCCCATCAGGGTCGGCTCGCCCACCACCATCACATCCTGAGGAGGGAAGAGGGTCCCGAAACATAATCGAGGTGGAGACTGCcctgacccccaccaccaccacccttgaagGAGCCAGTTCACCCCATGGGCATTTCCCGGAGCTGGAGACAGAAGCTCCTcagccctgcccctgcccagTCGGGACTTGCTCTGTCCTCCTTGAGATTCTGCTCCCTCCACAAGCCGCCACTCTCTTGACTTCAAACACTGCTGCTATTGCTGCTCAGTCTGCGGGTTTGGCTCTGCTGAGCATTCGGCACgtccagggatagactgggacagCAGGCAGACATGGCCTCCCACCTCCTTTCCAATTCTGACTCAAGGAGAAATAAGTCGGATGCCTCAGGACCTACTGTTACCTTAGGAGAAGGCTGACCTGTAGACAGTGCCTAAGTGGACTTCTGCACTTCTAAAACATAAACGCTAGGCCATCTGCctatataaaacataaaataaaatttaaaagctaGGCGGCTAATCCTGATGACTATGGGTAGCCTCCAaatttagaggcaggatgcctccaaataccagctgcagagcagcagcggcaggagagggggcactgcCCATTGcctggcttcccaaggcatccggtggtgggccgctgtgtgaaatagggtgctggactagataggcctgatccagcaaggctgtcctTACTCCTTCCTGGTCACAGAGGCTGCTTCAGCACCAACAGGGGCCGGAAACAGCCTCACCTCCTTCACAATGGCTGCCACGCTAAGTAACCAGTCCTGTAGCAAGCCCTCTGCAGCATTTCCTTGGCTGCTCCAGCCGCATGGAACAGCGTCCCACGCAGGAGGAGGTTCAGAAGAAGAATGAATGAAAAGGGGATGCTTACAGGTACCTGACTGGAGAGGGCGAAGGTGCTGGCTGGGCTTTTCttcttgctgttgctgttgttggtgTTGCCGCCACCAGAGCTCATGGTGCTGCCTCCGGACATCTTCCTTTTCCGGCGCTTGCTGGGCTGCTGACGTGCAGGTTCAGCTGGAAGGTATTTGCAAAGGGAATGCTGGTAAGCTCTCTAGACCCCAGTCAAAGGACCCTGTTTTCCCCAGTTGCTCTGGTACAGCCATACTGTTACCCAAAGACTCCCCAAACAGTCCATGTGCTCAGCTGTATGCTTCTTCCAAAACCTGCTTCACTAGTCCACTTGCCAATAACAAGCCCCCACTCTCACTTACTAGGTTACGTTTCCCTATCTCACACTCCCAGAGCCAGAAACAGATGCCAAGAGTTCTGGCTCCCAGCACCAAGCAACACTCATCAAGTCCATTAAACTAACAAACCTCACAAGGAGTTGCATCAGATAGGAGGAGAAACTGTCCACAGCACCCTCTGGTGGGCTTCAGAGGCAGTGTGCCCAACTTAGAACCCTCCCAGCCCATTCTGCAAGGCTCTCACCAGGGGGCGCCACCATCCGCTGCCACTTCTGGAAGAGGCATGTCTTGAGGCAGTCACGAGGACTGAGGCTGTAGGTCTTGTGCCGCGACATCAACTCCTGCATTGGTTCTAGGATTACACATAGCTGGCAGGAGGGAAGCGAGAGAGTAAGAGTTTTAGATCCTGTGGCCCAGAAGAGGCACAAAGAGAGGCCAATGTCCTCTTGGAGCCAGACATTGCCCCAAATGGGCTTGGTCAAATGCAGTAAAGATACTCTGGCAGGATGAGTCTGCTGTCCATCTCACTCTGATGCTCCTAAATGCCCCTGCCCATTCCACAGGATAAGGtaagaatacgacaaatatttatataccagttttcaacagaagttcccaaagtgctttacacaaataaaaacaatcaaacaaacaaataaaatggctccctgtcccccaaagggctcacaatctaaaaaagaaacagaagacagacaccagcaacagccactggagggatggtgtacTGGGGatagaatcaccatttttaaaaaggtgcctctttgctcagttagcagggtacatCCTCAGCTCTAGTCTTGCCTCCTCTTTATTAGCTGGGCACTCACCATTCAGAGGCCAATTCCTAAACATGAGCAGCAAGCTATATGTTGAATACTCGGTCCCTTCATGTGGGTACAGCCAGACGTTAAGGGAGTCTGCCTGAGGCAGCTGTGGAGTGCTCACCGTAACCAATACCATGAGTTGACATTCATACCCTCATGGTCTCAGTTGCACAAACTTCAAATCTACCTCTCTGGTGCTCTCTCTATGCACAGGCAACTTGTGCCTActgtctagaacaggcctgctcaacttaggacccccagctctttttggactacagctctcataacccccaagcacagtgtccaatagccagggaattgtaggccatcatctgcaggcaggctgaagttgagcagccctggtctagagagATCTTGTTCAAGCCCAGCTCTTCATACCAGTTGTGGAGGTGCAACTACAACTGTATCAACCCCCTGCACTGCCATTTCTAAGAAGGGCCAACTATGGGagtatgtgttttttatttattgactGTCCATGCTGCTGTCTCCGAAGCTTACCAGATATAACAGCATATTATCTATGTTCTCATCAAACATGCATACATAAgataaaatgacattttaaaacatCTGTAAAACAGAGTAAACATATGGTAACATTGCTCTGCCATTTAAAAGAGGCAGGCTCTCTATTTCTTCCAGGGAACTAAAAGGCAGGTGTACGCCAAAGCTCATGCCACAGCCTCACAGGCactatgagagccagtgtggtgtagtggttagagtgttggactaggaccagggagaacagagttcaaatccccattcagccatcaaactcactgggtgactctgggccagtcatgttatctctcagcctaactcagCTCACAGGGTTGCAGGGAGGATAAACATATTCATGCAAACCACTCTggactccctggaggaagagcttggGATACACATGaagtaaataaagaaataaaagcacTTACTCGGAGGTAGTTGAGTGTGGAGTTTGAAAGTCCACAACGGGTGATATTCTTGGACAACTGGTCTAGCATCTGGGGGTCTTGCGCCTGGAGTGAAaatggcaggggagaggaggaggagtcacaCCAGAACATGGAGCTTCAGTAGATATTTTGTATGTCAAATACTGGAGCCAtcaccatttaaaatttaaattgtaagtaGGGGACATACAGGTTGCTTGCCTGTAATTGAACTTCAAGTGGTCATCTGTGTAGTCCCACACATGTAGTCCTAGCTAGGGGAACATTCTAGAACTCGCTGATCctcctgaccccccccccttgaatTATTTTTTCCTATATGTGCATGCCTTGGGAGGCACCTTTCTGCTAAGTTCCTTtgtcaccaccagtgttccctgtaacagggattcccagatgttgttaactacaattcacagaatccttggccaaaggccactgcagctggggattgtgggagctgtagtcaacaaaatctggaaatccttattacagggaacagtggtcaCCATCATAACACACAAGAGAGCTGAATCCCTATCATGGTGGTGACAAAGCAACTGAGGCACCCACCGTATTCTTTCACTCTGGCTCCTTCATGATcactggaaccaggggtgggcaaccttggctctccatctgctgccgaactacaactcccatcatccccagccacaatttattgtggagagagcaggggcgtaactaccattaggcaagtggaggcagttgtcttggggccccactgcctcgaagggccccccagaggcacatcacatgactccccagccacccgtgttgcaccccctatgaattatgttgcgtctcttggagatcggcaggagcagagagtaaaagaaactcaattcaatgtgaactaagtattcaccatattcataatggggatgtgagtgtgagtgcactatatatatattgtgtgtgtgtgtgtatatccgcgaggagcccattttaaaatcttgtctctgggccccctccaaccttgcccTTGACCTTGACCAGATGATCATCTGAACCAGGTCAGTGTCTCTGATTCCACAGAGCTCCTGACAGCATTGCTGAAAGCCAACCCAAGCCAATGGCTCACATGCATAGCGAGGATGCTGCGGGGAATGAGTTCCCGATGCTGCCGGATGCTGAAGTGCCACGTCTTTATCCTCATCATGTCATCAAACATGAACTCCAGGTAGAGGCGGCCCTCCACGCACACCTGGGCAAGTGAAAAGCAAACAAGGGGCCTTGAGGTTTAGGTGAGCCTTTCCTACCACCCGTTAGATTACTTGACCCCCGCCCCCAACTAGCAGTTTCTGCCACCCTCCCCCTTCCAAAAAACAAGCCCTAGCAAATAACCAAGGCTGAGCTATTCTCAACAGCAGTTCAACAAGAGAGGAGGTGGACTGCTGCAAAGCTGACCTGGGTGAACATGGGTTTGCCATGCTGGGTAACCATGGTGCACTGGTCACAGTCAAGCGAGACAAAGTTGTTGTGGAAGGACTCCTTCGGATGCTTCAGGACATAGTATAGCTCAGTAGCACCCCCTTCAAAGATGCTGCGGAAGTAGCGGGGGATCAGGGTGCGGCCAATTGCTGGACACAGGGAAGAAAAGGGAGACGAAATCAATGGCTTTTCAGCCTTTGTGCTGCACGCCCTGGGACAGGTGCTTTATTCTGGGAAACAAGAGCACGGAACTACCAGTGAGGGACACGAACACTTAACAAGATAGCAGCTCAAGAATCGACACCAAGAAGTGGAACAGAAGAGAAACAAACTCTCCCATTACAGGAAGAGTCCCCTGTAAGAAGAGGGGTTAGAGCTAAACAAAAAGCATTCTCTCTGTTTCCAAAGAAGTTCCCTAAAATGTCTTAGGCTTTCCGTGGTTTGCAAGACAAGGACTTCCTAGGCATGGCCTAGCAGCAGGATGGAACTACTATGGTATGGACAAGCAGCACAACATTTGGGTCTCTAGTAAGCGATGCATCTTGGGATGCCTTGGACAACAGCATCCCAGCCCATGTCTCTAGGACAGCCCATTCTGCAATTGGGTGTTCTAAGCAGAGATCATGGATGTTTGTATCTCAAAACCATTTGCCTACTActgctacttatataccacttttcaatgaagttctcaaagcagtttgcactgaAAAGGAATAATAGTAATATGATGAGTTCATATCTCCAAGGGCATACTTCTAGAGTGTGGCAAATGCAGAGGGATCTACTCCctgaaataagaacagccctgctggatcaggcccaaggccctatctagtccagcatcctgtttcacacagtggctcactggatgcctcagagaagcccacaggcaagagttgagggtgtgccctctctcttgctgttactcccctgcaactggtatttagaggcatcttaggaggtggcctatagccaccagactagcagccactgatagacctccatggacagaatttgtctaagccccttttaaagcataaatgtgttatatttaatgttttaattctgtacaccgcctagagatttttatactaagcGGTAtctaaattcaatcaatcaaatcaaatcaaatcaagc of the Hemicordylus capensis ecotype Gifberg chromosome 3, rHemCap1.1.pri, whole genome shotgun sequence genome contains:
- the LDB1 gene encoding LIM domain-binding protein 1 isoform X6; this translates as MLDRDVGPTPMYPPTYLEPGIGRHTPYGNQTDYRIFELNKRLQNWTEVQCCGCRAAGLEKECDNLWWDAFTTEFFEDDAMLTITFCLEDGPKRYTIGRTLIPRYFRSIFEGGATELYYVLKHPKESFHNNFVSLDCDQCTMVTQHGKPMFTQVCVEGRLYLEFMFDDMMRIKTWHFSIRQHRELIPRSILAMHAQDPQMLDQLSKNITRCGLSNSTLNYLRLCVILEPMQELMSRHKTYSLSPRDCLKTCLFQKWQRMVAPPAEPARQQPSKRRKRKMSGGSTMSSGGGNTNNSNSKKKSPASTFALSSQVPDVMVVGEPTLMGGEFGDEDERLITRLENTQFDAANGIDDEDSFNNSPALGANSPWNSKPPSSQESKSENPTSQASQ
- the LDB1 gene encoding LIM domain-binding protein 1 isoform X1, coding for MSVGCACPGCSSKSFKLYSPKEPPNGNAFPPFHPGTMLDRDVGPTPMYPPTYLEPGIGRHTPYGNQTDYRIFELNKRLQNWTEVQCCGCRAAGLEKECDNLWWDAFTTEFFEDDAMLTITFCLEDGPKRYTIGRTLIPRYFRSIFEGGATELYYVLKHPKESFHNNFVSLDCDQCTMVTQHGKPMFTQVCVEGRLYLEFMFDDMMRIKTWHFSIRQHRELIPRSILAMHAQDPQMLDQLSKNITRCGLSNSTLNYLRLCVILEPMQELMSRHKTYSLSPRDCLKTCLFQKWQRMVAPPAEPARQQPSKRRKRKMSGGSTMSSGGGNTNNSNSKKKSPASTFALSSQVPDVMVVGEPTLMGGEFGDEDERLITRLENTQFDAANGIDDEDSFNNSPALGANSPWNSKPPSSQESKSENPTSQASQ
- the LDB1 gene encoding LIM domain-binding protein 1 isoform X5, with the translated sequence MSVGCACPGCSSKSFKLYSPKEPPNGNAFPPFHPGTMLDRDVGPTPMYPPTYLEPGIGRHTPYGNQTDYRIFELNKRLQNWTEECDNLWWDAFTTEFFEDDAMLTITFCLEDGPKRYTIGRTLIPRYFRSIFEGGATELYYVLKHPKESFHNNFVSLDCDQCTMVTQHGKPMFTQVCVEGRLYLEFMFDDMMRIKTWHFSIRQHRELIPRSILAMHAQDPQMLDQLSKNITRCGLSNSTLNYLRLCVILEPMQELMSRHKTYSLSPRDCLKTCLFQKWQRMVAPPAEPARQQPSKRRKRKMSGGSTMSSGGGNTNNSNSKKKSPASTFALSSQDVMVVGEPTLMGGEFGDEDERLITRLENTQFDAANGIDDEDSFNNSPALGANSPWNSKPPSSQESKSENPTSQASQ
- the LDB1 gene encoding LIM domain-binding protein 1 isoform X4; this translates as MSVGCACPGCSSKSFKLYSPKEPPNGNAFPPFHPGTMLDRDVGPTPMYPPTYLEPGIGRHTPYGNQTDYRIFELNKRLQNWTEECDNLWWDAFTTEFFEDDAMLTITFCLEDGPKRYTIGRTLIPRYFRSIFEGGATELYYVLKHPKESFHNNFVSLDCDQCTMVTQHGKPMFTQVCVEGRLYLEFMFDDMMRIKTWHFSIRQHRELIPRSILAMHAQDPQMLDQLSKNITRCGLSNSTLNYLRLCVILEPMQELMSRHKTYSLSPRDCLKTCLFQKWQRMVAPPAEPARQQPSKRRKRKMSGGSTMSSGGGNTNNSNSKKKSPASTFALSSQVPDVMVVGEPTLMGGEFGDEDERLITRLENTQFDAANGIDDEDSFNNSPALGANSPWNSKPPSSQESKSENPTSQASQ
- the LDB1 gene encoding LIM domain-binding protein 1 isoform X2, with the protein product MSVGCACPGCSSKSFKLYSPKEPPNGNAFPPFHPGTMLDRDVGPTPMYPPTYLEPGIGRHTPYGNQTDYRIFELNKRLQNWTEVQCCGCRAAGLEKECDNLWWDAFTTEFFEDDAMLTITFCLEDGPKRYTIGRTLIPRYFRSIFEGGATELYYVLKHPKESFHNNFVSLDCDQCTMVTQHGKPMFTQVCVEGRLYLEFMFDDMMRIKTWHFSIRQHRELIPRSILAMHAQDPQMLDQLSKNITRCGLSNSTLNYLRLCVILEPMQELMSRHKTYSLSPRDCLKTCLFQKWQRMVAPPAEPARQQPSKRRKRKMSGGSTMSSGGGNTNNSNSKKKSPASTFALSSQDVMVVGEPTLMGGEFGDEDERLITRLENTQFDAANGIDDEDSFNNSPALGANSPWNSKPPSSQESKSENPTSQASQ